The Eulemur rufifrons isolate Redbay chromosome 14, OSU_ERuf_1, whole genome shotgun sequence sequence GGCGTAGGCCCTTTAGAAAGTGAAGGTATGTATGCGGATGCTGGGCAAGACTGAGACCCGCCCTCTGCATTTGTAATAAAACTTGTTTTGGTGCCCAAAGACCAAGCAGTACAAGTGTCAGACTGTGGCATTGTGGACATCCATGAGACCCATAAGAGAGTTCTCTGGGCCGGGAGTGAGTTCTGTGAAGCTACGGGGCTCTGCTTTCTGTGTGGGAAAGGAGTGGTTCTCCCTCTGAGGGCCCCACCCACGCTCACCGCTCACCCCACTTAGAGCCCCTTAGAGCAGGTGGAAGAGTCAGCACGTGACCCTTTATTGACAGAGGCTGAGCATTACCAGCAGTCACCAGTTatctgtttttacattttaatgcgAATGTTTACATGGCACCTCCTTGTCCCCACTGTTATTTTCATAGAGGTGACTTCTCAGCCACTCAGCCAGTGTTTCACTGCGGCACCTCGCTGACAGTCTCGCTGCACATTAGAGAACAGCAAAGACTTGTAAACAAAACAGCGACTAACAGCATCTCAGAGCCATGGGTGGGTGTCCCATTCAGGGAGAGCCCTCCTGGCTAATGCAGACTGAGCTGCCTCATGTCCTGGTGAGGCTGCAGCAGAGCAGTTGGTGCCTTTCTGAGAGGTGAAGGGTGCTCAGGTGTGTGAGAGCACTCGATTTTCCCTTCCTCTATGACTTACGGTTCACTGGTTAGCTAGTGAACTACAGATCGTAGCGTGGAGACACACCGCCACGTCCAAGGTAGATCAGGTGAGTGCATTCTGTCTCCAGGCTTCATTCCCCCCCCCAAAATGGCAGATTTATTGCAGGTTTACCTTGTAACTAAGATATTTCCTCCAAAGTGGCCTCTCCATTTGGCTTTTGTTGGACAACATCAAGAATTGTTTTTGGCTGTGGGACACAGGTGTGCAGAGAGGAGCCAGTGATAAGCTGGTCACCAGTGGCCCTTGGATATCGGAGTCCCACGGCCTGCAGTGAGTGTTTCTGGGTTGTGGTGGTTCTGTGTGAGCAGTGTGAAAATCAAGGAGGACTTGTAGTGAGGTTTCCTCAAGAGCCCCAAGGACGGGTGACCAGGGAAGTGTGACTGTCACTGAGGCACTGAAGAGACCATAGCAGTGTCTGACTGAGGTTTAGAAACAGCATGGCCTGTCCTTCTGCCCTCCGCGCCCTGGCTTCATGTTGTTCCTGGGAGGCACGCCACCTCGGGCTGTGTCCTTGAGGCTCTTCACACTGCACTGCTGAACTTCACATCCGACTGCTCCGTGCTGTCTGGGATGACCGCCTTCAGGGCAGCGTGACAGAAGCGATTCAGAGCTGGCAAGCTTGTTTTCTGTTCAATGTACAGCCTCAGCTTGTCCCTGAAGGTCTCCCCGAGAAAGCTGTAGATGAGGGGGTTCAGGCAGCTGTTGGAGAAAGCTGCGAGGTTGACAATGTGGCTGGTCAAGGGGTAGGCGTGGCGGAAGGACTGTGTGCAGGGTGCAGCCTCTGGCTGTGCCTGCTGCAGGAGGTGGACACTGATGAAGACGTTCTCTGGCAGCCAGCAGATGAAGAAGACGAGGACCACGGCCAGGATCATCCGCAGGGCCTTCTGCCTCCGCGGGCGCAGGCCCCGGTGCCTATGGGCCTTGACCAGCACACGCACTATGAGGGAGTAGCAGAGACCGATGATGGCAAAGGGGACCACAAACCCCAGGGTGACCTCTAGCCACTGGACCTCCTTGACGTCTGCAAAGCAGAAGCAGAGCTCCTCGGTGTGCTGCAGCTGGGCAGCGGTGAAGGGCACGAGGGTGGCGGAGACGGAGGCCATCCAGATGAGGCCACAGCTCAGCCTGGCGTGCTGCTTGGTGCGGAACAGGCCGGCGCGCATGGCTCTGGCCAGTGCGATGTAGCGGTCGAAGCTCATCCAGGTAAGGAAGAAGACACTGCTGTACATGTTGATCTGCAGGAAGAGGGACATGAAGGTGCACAGGACGGCGATGTCGTAGTACTGCTCGTCCAGGTTGAACACCTCGATCAGGGAGTCCGCCACCAGGATGAGGTCCGCCACTGCCAGGTTGATGAAGTATAGGTCGGGGATCGTCATCTTCTCACGGAAACTGATGTTTACCACTAGAATCAGGATGTTGCCCACAAAACCGATGGGGAAGAGGAAGATGGTGTACAGGCACGAGAGGAAGAGGCCAATCACGTACTGTTGGTGCTCGGAGAGGTCCCCGGTCTGGTTCCCAAGGGTGGTGCCGTGGAACGGGTGGGACA is a genomic window containing:
- the GPER1 gene encoding G-protein coupled estrogen receptor 1 — its product is MGARVSPPGSLGAAQSSCGYLGFSLGVPATAACGHAVQLLAWPISKEQQGPEPCPDQQPSWRCGRPTDGLHDTLWMQYLGCVPRAAEGVTASQSMSPGLVVTHVLVTLLPDAHSPSVLWVLSFLANICHSVLPSFQRLDSTCRTVLHLQDHLQPDSEGQGGSEGHAESAHRWVHCLKQISVSLSANPERCTVWRLDVAARGHGSGMELYSGTLQPAAHNSTALEPNLSHPFHGTTLGNQTGDLSEHQQYVIGLFLSCLYTIFLFPIGFVGNILILVVNISFREKMTIPDLYFINLAVADLILVADSLIEVFNLDEQYYDIAVLCTFMSLFLQINMYSSVFFLTWMSFDRYIALARAMRAGLFRTKQHARLSCGLIWMASVSATLVPFTAAQLQHTEELCFCFADVKEVQWLEVTLGFVVPFAIIGLCYSLIVRVLVKAHRHRGLRPRRQKALRMILAVVLVFFICWLPENVFISVHLLQQAQPEAAPCTQSFRHAYPLTSHIVNLAAFSNSCLNPLIYSFLGETFRDKLRLYIEQKTSLPALNRFCHAALKAVIPDSTEQSDVKFSSAVTTTTQKHSLQAVGLRYPRATGDQLITGSSLHTCVPQPKTILDVVQQKPNGEATLEEIS